A genomic stretch from Mycobacterium malmoense includes:
- a CDS encoding MbtH family protein produces the protein MSTNPFDDDGGAFFVLVNDEEQHSLWPSFAEVPPGWRVVYGAAGRAECLDYVEKNWTDLRPKSLREAMGAD, from the coding sequence ATGAGCACCAATCCCTTCGATGACGACGGCGGGGCGTTCTTCGTGCTGGTCAACGACGAGGAGCAGCACAGCCTGTGGCCTTCCTTCGCCGAGGTCCCGCCCGGCTGGCGGGTGGTGTACGGCGCGGCGGGCCGGGCGGAGTGCCTCGACTACGTCGAAAAGAACTGGACCGACCTGCGGCCCAAGAGCCTGCGTGAGGCCATGGGGGCGGACTGA
- the mbtG gene encoding NADPH-dependent L-lysine N(6)-monooxygenase MbtG produces the protein MSTLAVLGAGAKAVAVAAKAFVLREMGIEVPDVIAVERIGVGANWQASGGWTDGAHRLGTSPEKDVGFPYRSALVPRRNAELDERMTRYSWQSYLIATSSFAEWIDRGRPAPTHRRWSQYLGWVADHVGLNVAHGEVEELAVTGDRWALRTHETTVHADALMITGPGQAEKSLLPGNPRMLSIAQFWDRAAGDDRISAERVAVIGGGETAASMLNELFRHRVSSITVISPQATLFTRGEGFFENSLFSDPTDWTALTLDERRDALARTDRGVFSANVQEALLADDRIHHLRGRVAHAVGRDGQIRLTLSTNRGSENLETVHGFDLVIDGSGADPLWFTALFGQDALDLLELGLGGPLTAERLQEAIGYDLAVTDVTPRLFLPNLAGLTQGPGFPNLSCLGLLSDRVLGSTVTSVTSVGSTDPAKHRTTRRSDEHQSLR, from the coding sequence ATGAGCACACTTGCGGTCCTGGGCGCCGGAGCCAAGGCGGTGGCCGTCGCGGCCAAGGCATTCGTGTTGCGCGAGATGGGTATTGAGGTCCCCGACGTGATCGCGGTGGAGCGCATCGGGGTCGGCGCCAACTGGCAGGCCAGCGGCGGCTGGACCGACGGGGCGCACCGGCTGGGCACCAGCCCCGAAAAAGACGTCGGCTTCCCGTACCGGTCGGCGCTGGTGCCGCGCCGCAACGCCGAACTCGACGAGCGGATGACCCGCTACAGCTGGCAGTCCTATCTGATCGCCACCTCGTCGTTCGCCGAATGGATCGACCGCGGCAGACCGGCGCCGACCCACCGCCGGTGGAGCCAGTATCTGGGCTGGGTCGCCGACCACGTCGGCCTGAACGTGGCGCACGGCGAGGTCGAGGAGCTGGCCGTCACCGGGGACCGCTGGGCGCTGCGCACCCACGAGACCACCGTGCACGCCGACGCCCTGATGATCACCGGACCCGGCCAGGCCGAAAAGTCGTTGCTGCCCGGCAATCCGCGAATGCTGTCGATCGCCCAGTTCTGGGACCGAGCGGCGGGCGACGACCGGATCAGCGCCGAGCGGGTCGCGGTGATCGGCGGTGGCGAGACGGCCGCCTCGATGCTCAACGAGCTGTTCCGGCACCGGGTTTCGAGCATTACCGTCATCTCCCCGCAGGCCACGCTGTTCACCCGCGGCGAGGGCTTCTTCGAGAACTCGCTGTTCTCCGACCCCACCGACTGGACCGCCCTGACGCTGGACGAACGCCGCGACGCGCTGGCCCGCACCGACCGCGGCGTGTTCTCGGCGAACGTGCAGGAAGCGCTGCTGGCCGACGACCGCATCCACCACCTGCGCGGCCGGGTCGCCCACGCGGTGGGCCGCGACGGCCAGATCCGGTTGACGCTGTCCACCAACCGGGGCAGCGAGAACCTGGAGACGGTGCACGGCTTCGATCTCGTCATCGACGGCTCCGGCGCCGACCCGCTCTGGTTCACCGCGCTGTTCGGCCAGGACGCGCTCGACCTGCTCGAGCTCGGGCTGGGCGGACCGCTGACCGCCGAGCGCCTGCAGGAAGCGATCGGCTACGACCTGGCCGTCACCGACGTCACACCCAGGCTGTTCCTGCCGAACCTGGCCGGACTCACCCAGGGCCCCGGGTTTCCCAACCTGAGCTGCCTCGGGCTGCTGTCCGACCGGGTGCTGGGATCCACTGTGACTTCAGTGACTTCAGTGGGTTCAACCGATCCCGCCAAGCATCGAACGACGAGGAGAAGCGATGAGCACCAATCCCTTCGATGA
- a CDS encoding non-ribosomal peptide synthetase, which translates to MTATETGSAAPDIEDVMALSPLQEGLYSLTTLAEFREGEAASDPYVIAMAADISGPLDVALLRDCAATMLVRHPNLRASFFSRGIARPVQIVPSTVDLPWRHVTADPEDVEALETGERRRRFDLERAPAIRFLLVELPRAQWRLVITAHHIVIDGWSLPIFAGELIALYRAGGDLDALPAAPRPYRDYIGWLANRDLDASQRVWRQHLAGLGGPTLLSAALGGARPGPTTLARRTELRLDADATARLIEGARSRGVTVNTLMQTAWALLLSRLTDSGDVVFGVTVSGRPAELTGVETMIGLFINTVPLRVRLDGAAGAGEQCRGVQRDAAMLREHGYLGHAQLRALGGVGEMFDTLLVYENFPMGGLAGGGELTSGDVTFRPAGLESLSHFPITVAAHVADGELVVLAEVIDGALGDTTAATLGRRLLVTAERLLQLWDRPLREVSVLLDDEAAPPRPAGASTPPNPLGIHARFATIAKTMPDDPAVSWAGGTLSYRELDARADRLAATLAARGAGAETPVAIRLSRGPAYVVAMLAALKAGAMCVPLEPGMPPERVGSILRQSGATIVINEELITASERESGDFRPVEVAPQRAAYVVFTSGTTGEPKGVIGTHAALGAYADDHLDGVLRPAAARLGRPLRIAHAWSFAFDAAWQPLVALLDGHAVHIVDEHTQTDAEALVAAVAEHGIDMIDTTPSMFAQLTAFGLLTRVPLAVLALGGEALGAAAWDLIRAECARTAMTAHNCYGPTETTVEAVVAAIAEHDAPSIGRPTRHTRGYVLDSALRPVPHGVTGELYLAGAQLARGYLGRAGETAARFVADPFAVGERMYRTGDLVRRRADGSMQYAGRADAQVKIRGHRVEPGEIAAALESHPAVRHAGVLVRQRRGAPQLTAYVAADDATRVSAPQLRGMLGTRLPRYMVPQRIVVVDEIPLTPNGKLDEAALAAADAADTFSAESEPETPTESLVAEVLSEVLGIMRVDVTADFLQLGLDSIMALSVVQAARARGMALRARLVLECGNVRELAEAIDSEAAGLDERTENTGGPMPLLPNGRWLYEYGEPRRLAQTEAIRLPGTVSGEQLRAALAATIDGHEVLRSRVDRATMTLVAADTADFVGRILTEAEVGDDLHAAVVSHAARAVERLDPERGAMLSAVWLRPPTGETGESVLVLAAHVVAVDAASWRVVLGELDAALRALAAGRSPAPVREHTSYRRWAAALHERANRLDTVEFWSSQLDGADPDLGTRRVHHGDRARDLSVRMSYGDPDVTGRLLEAGVPMFYLLIAAASATVTRWRRARDQPTPAPLLALETHGRADALVDGPGKSIDTSDTVGLLSSIYPLRIGSPDPAGIGERLASIPGDGIDYGLLRYLRADTGRRLAKFPGPQLLLNYLGHAETAAAGLRLDRGLLAGVSPLPEPDLAVRHELSILATVATFRERRVLVTQWRALPDILGEADITALQGFWSEALREMAT; encoded by the coding sequence ATGACCGCCACCGAAACCGGCTCCGCCGCGCCGGACATCGAGGACGTGATGGCGCTAAGCCCCCTGCAGGAGGGCTTGTATTCGCTGACGACGCTGGCCGAATTCCGCGAGGGCGAGGCGGCCAGCGACCCGTACGTGATCGCGATGGCCGCCGACATCTCCGGGCCCCTCGACGTCGCGCTGCTACGTGACTGCGCGGCAACGATGTTGGTGCGCCACCCCAACCTGCGGGCCAGCTTCTTCAGCCGGGGGATCGCGCGGCCGGTGCAGATCGTGCCGTCGACGGTCGACCTGCCGTGGCGACACGTCACCGCCGACCCCGAGGACGTCGAGGCGCTGGAGACCGGCGAGCGGCGGCGACGGTTCGATCTCGAACGCGCGCCCGCGATCCGCTTTCTGCTCGTCGAATTGCCCAGGGCCCAATGGCGTTTGGTGATCACCGCGCATCACATCGTGATCGACGGCTGGTCGCTGCCGATTTTCGCCGGTGAGCTGATCGCGCTGTACCGGGCGGGCGGCGACCTCGACGCGCTGCCCGCCGCGCCGCGGCCGTACCGCGATTACATCGGCTGGCTGGCGAACCGCGATCTCGATGCCAGCCAACGGGTTTGGCGGCAGCATCTGGCCGGTCTGGGCGGCCCGACGCTGCTGTCGGCCGCGTTGGGCGGTGCTCGGCCGGGGCCAACCACCCTGGCGCGGCGCACCGAACTGCGACTGGACGCCGACGCCACCGCGCGGCTGATCGAGGGTGCCCGATCCCGCGGTGTCACCGTCAACACCCTGATGCAAACGGCCTGGGCGTTGCTGTTGTCGCGGCTCACCGACAGCGGCGACGTGGTCTTCGGGGTGACCGTGTCGGGGCGGCCGGCCGAGCTGACCGGCGTCGAGACCATGATCGGTTTGTTCATCAACACCGTGCCGCTGCGGGTGCGGCTCGACGGCGCCGCCGGCGCCGGCGAGCAGTGCCGCGGCGTGCAACGCGACGCCGCGATGCTGCGTGAGCACGGCTACCTCGGGCACGCGCAGCTGCGGGCGCTCGGCGGCGTCGGCGAGATGTTTGACACGCTGCTGGTCTACGAGAACTTCCCGATGGGCGGACTGGCCGGCGGCGGCGAATTGACCAGTGGCGACGTGACTTTCCGGCCCGCCGGCCTGGAGAGCCTGTCCCACTTTCCGATCACGGTCGCCGCGCATGTGGCCGACGGTGAACTGGTCGTGCTGGCCGAAGTCATCGACGGCGCGCTGGGCGACACGACCGCCGCGACGTTGGGCCGTCGGCTACTCGTCACCGCCGAACGACTGCTGCAGCTGTGGGACCGTCCGCTGCGTGAGGTGAGCGTGCTGCTCGACGACGAGGCCGCACCGCCGCGACCCGCGGGCGCGTCGACACCGCCCAACCCGCTTGGCATCCACGCCCGGTTCGCCACGATCGCCAAGACCATGCCCGACGACCCGGCGGTGAGCTGGGCGGGCGGCACGCTGAGCTACCGCGAACTGGATGCCCGGGCCGATAGGCTGGCCGCCACGCTCGCCGCTCGTGGGGCCGGCGCCGAAACTCCGGTCGCCATAAGGCTTTCCCGCGGACCCGCGTATGTCGTCGCGATGCTCGCCGCGCTCAAGGCCGGCGCCATGTGCGTGCCGCTGGAGCCGGGGATGCCGCCGGAGCGGGTGGGCTCGATCCTGCGCCAAAGCGGGGCGACGATCGTCATCAACGAGGAGCTGATCACGGCCTCCGAACGGGAAAGCGGCGACTTCCGCCCGGTCGAGGTGGCGCCGCAGCGGGCGGCCTACGTGGTGTTCACGTCCGGCACGACGGGAGAACCCAAGGGGGTCATCGGAACCCACGCCGCGCTGGGAGCTTACGCCGACGACCACCTGGACGGCGTGCTGCGACCGGCGGCCGCCCGGCTGGGTCGCCCGCTGCGCATCGCCCACGCGTGGTCGTTCGCGTTCGACGCCGCCTGGCAGCCGCTGGTCGCCCTGCTCGACGGTCATGCCGTGCACATCGTCGACGAACACACCCAGACCGACGCCGAGGCCTTGGTCGCGGCCGTCGCCGAGCACGGCATCGACATGATCGACACCACCCCCTCGATGTTTGCTCAACTGACGGCATTCGGTTTGCTCACGCGCGTGCCCCTCGCGGTGCTGGCGCTGGGGGGCGAGGCCCTCGGCGCCGCCGCCTGGGACCTGATCCGCGCCGAGTGCGCCCGCACGGCCATGACCGCCCACAACTGCTACGGCCCCACCGAGACCACGGTCGAGGCCGTAGTGGCCGCCATCGCCGAGCACGACGCGCCGTCGATCGGGCGCCCGACCCGGCATACCCGCGGCTACGTGCTGGATTCCGCGCTGCGGCCGGTGCCGCACGGCGTGACCGGTGAGCTGTACCTGGCCGGCGCCCAGCTTGCCCGCGGTTACCTGGGCCGCGCGGGGGAGACCGCCGCGCGGTTCGTCGCCGACCCGTTCGCCGTCGGTGAGCGGATGTACCGCACCGGTGACCTGGTGCGTCGCCGGGCCGACGGCTCAATGCAGTACGCGGGGCGCGCCGACGCCCAGGTGAAGATCCGCGGTCATCGCGTCGAGCCCGGCGAGATCGCCGCGGCGCTCGAGTCCCATCCCGCCGTCCGGCACGCCGGTGTCCTGGTGCGCCAGCGCCGGGGTGCCCCGCAGCTGACCGCCTACGTGGCCGCCGACGACGCGACGCGGGTGTCGGCGCCGCAACTGCGCGGCATGCTCGGTACCCGGCTGCCGCGCTACATGGTTCCGCAGCGCATCGTCGTGGTCGACGAAATCCCGTTGACGCCCAACGGCAAACTCGACGAAGCCGCACTCGCCGCGGCCGACGCCGCGGACACGTTCTCGGCGGAATCCGAGCCCGAAACGCCCACGGAATCCCTTGTCGCCGAGGTGCTTTCGGAGGTCCTGGGGATCATGCGGGTCGACGTCACCGCGGATTTCCTGCAGCTGGGTTTGGACAGCATCATGGCGCTGTCGGTGGTGCAGGCCGCCCGGGCGCGGGGAATGGCGCTGCGCGCCAGGCTCGTCCTGGAGTGCGGCAACGTTCGCGAACTCGCCGAGGCCATCGACTCCGAAGCCGCCGGCCTTGACGAGCGGACCGAGAACACCGGCGGCCCAATGCCGTTGCTGCCCAACGGCCGCTGGCTTTACGAGTACGGCGAGCCCCGCCGGCTGGCACAGACCGAAGCCATCCGGCTGCCCGGCACGGTCAGCGGCGAGCAGCTGCGCGCGGCCCTGGCGGCAACGATCGATGGGCACGAGGTGCTCCGCAGCCGGGTGGACCGCGCCACCATGACGCTGGTCGCCGCCGACACCGCAGATTTCGTCGGCCGGATCCTCACCGAAGCCGAGGTGGGCGACGACTTGCACGCCGCCGTGGTCTCGCACGCGGCGCGGGCCGTCGAGCGTCTCGACCCCGAGCGGGGAGCGATGTTGTCGGCGGTGTGGCTGCGGCCCCCGACCGGAGAAACCGGAGAAAGCGTGCTGGTGCTGGCGGCGCACGTCGTGGCGGTGGACGCGGCATCGTGGCGGGTCGTGCTGGGCGAGCTGGACGCGGCCTTGCGCGCGCTGGCCGCCGGGCGCTCGCCCGCGCCGGTTCGCGAGCACACCAGCTACCGGCGCTGGGCCGCCGCGCTGCACGAGCGCGCCAACCGGCTGGACACGGTGGAATTCTGGTCCTCCCAGCTCGACGGCGCCGACCCCGACCTGGGGACTCGGCGGGTCCACCACGGCGATCGGGCCCGCGATCTCAGCGTCCGCATGAGCTACGGCGATCCCGACGTCACGGGGCGGCTGCTGGAAGCGGGCGTGCCGATGTTCTACCTGCTGATCGCCGCCGCGTCGGCGACCGTGACGCGCTGGCGGCGGGCCCGCGACCAGCCCACCCCGGCGCCGCTGCTGGCGCTGGAAACCCACGGCCGCGCCGACGCCCTGGTCGACGGCCCGGGCAAGAGCATCGACACCAGCGACACCGTGGGACTGCTCAGCTCCATCTACCCGCTGCGCATCGGCTCGCCCGACCCGGCCGGCATCGGCGAGCGGCTGGCGTCGATCCCGGGCGACGGAATCGACTACGGGCTGCTGCGCTATCTGCGGGCCGACACCGGACGGCGGCTCGCGAAGTTCCCCGGGCCGCAGCTGCTGCTGAACTATCTCGGCCACGCCGAGACGGCCGCCGCCGGCCTGCGGCTGGACCGCGGGCTGCTCGCCGGGGTGTCGCCGCTGCCCGAGCCCGACCTGGCCGTGCGCCACGAGCTCAGCATCCTGGCCACCGTGGCGACGTTTCGGGAACGGCGCGTCCTGGTCACCCAGTGGCGGGCGCTGCCCGACATTCTCGGCGAAGCGGATATCACTGCGCTGCAAGGATTTTGGAGCGAAGCACTGCGGGAGATGGCGACATGA